A region of Myxococcus stipitatus DSM 14675 DNA encodes the following proteins:
- a CDS encoding non-ribosomal peptide synthetase, with the protein MSASTQRSIDALMQHLRGLDIRLWLEGERLRFSAPPGALTPELQAELKERKAEVLAFLQDAAQATRGAAETIPPRPRDEAPPLSSSQQRLWFLEQLEGPSGAYTMPAALRLTGVLDAQALARALTAIVRRHDVLRTRYAMDGGRPVQHVLPDAAVSMEQVDLEPLPSEARLPEVHRRAAEEARAPFDLSRDLPLRARLLRLDAREHVLLLTLHHIASDGWSLGVLMRELAAHYQALTSGADVALPPLSLQYADYAHWQRRRADEGAMKAHVEWWRERLSGAPALLELPTDRPRPAAQRFLGATRRFTVPAALTGQLKQRARDAEATLFMTLLTAFGVLLSRYSGQRDVVVGTPIANRPASTEALIGLFANTLPLRVSLEGDPTFSALLREVRRDTLTAYSHQEVPLEQLVEALQPARDLSHPPLFQVLLTLQNTPPAALTLPGLSLELLVVESGTSQFDLSLSLTETHEGLAAELNYNTDLFDDATAARLVDHFQCLLEHAAEAPERAVSHLPLLREPERETLLQAWNDTRRALPSPCTVHGLVEAQAARRPEAVAVRFGSESLTYAALDTRANRVANHLRHLGIGPGQRVGLFLERGLDLMAGLLGILKSGAAYVPLDPMYPAPRLMHILEDSGVAALITEPALASLIPDWRGRAVRLSETTGASSNPVEAPARGADLAYVLYTSGSTGRPKGVAVPHEAAVNFLASMGREPGMTERDTLLAVTTVAFDISVLELFLPLSVGGCVFIASQEEAMDGTRLLPLMTSSGATMMQATPSTWRMLLSLGWSSPPTLKLLCGGEALPPELLAPLRARCSELWNMYGPTETTVWSTVSRLESGDTITLGQPIANTQAHVLDAWLQPVPPGVVGTLFLGGGGVARGYLNRPDLTAEQFVPDPHSHHPGARLYRTGDLARRRPDGSLEFLGRGDGQVKVRGHRIELGDIEARLAQHPGVAETAVRPWGPASDPMLVAYVRPRPGVTLDDAALREHLRAQLPAYMLPASFVVLESFPRTANNKLDRKALPPPDVGARTAAAFVAPRTPNEQRLADIWREVLAVERVSLDDDFFSLGGHSMKAVQALARIQEAWRVEITLRVLFEHPTLGAMARHLEAASPAPSRPAPPPLVARPRQARRVQADSRADLNLPDSSTQSD; encoded by the coding sequence GTGAGCGCCTCCACGCAACGCTCCATCGACGCGCTGATGCAGCACCTGCGCGGCCTCGACATCCGGCTGTGGCTGGAGGGAGAGCGCCTGCGCTTCAGCGCGCCCCCCGGGGCACTCACTCCGGAGCTCCAAGCCGAGCTGAAGGAGCGCAAGGCGGAGGTCCTCGCGTTCCTGCAAGACGCCGCGCAGGCCACGCGCGGTGCCGCGGAGACCATCCCTCCCCGCCCGCGCGACGAGGCGCCTCCGCTCTCCTCGAGCCAGCAGCGGCTGTGGTTCCTGGAGCAGCTCGAAGGACCGTCGGGCGCCTACACGATGCCCGCGGCGCTGCGCCTCACGGGGGTGCTGGATGCGCAAGCGCTGGCGCGCGCGCTGACCGCCATCGTCCGGCGCCATGACGTGCTGCGCACGCGCTACGCCATGGACGGAGGACGCCCCGTCCAGCACGTCCTGCCGGATGCCGCCGTGTCGATGGAGCAGGTCGACCTGGAGCCGCTCCCCAGCGAAGCGCGACTCCCGGAGGTCCATCGCCGCGCCGCCGAGGAAGCCCGCGCGCCGTTCGACCTGTCCCGCGACCTGCCGCTGCGAGCGCGCCTGCTCCGTCTGGACGCACGCGAGCATGTGCTGCTGCTCACGCTGCATCACATCGCGAGCGACGGATGGTCCCTCGGCGTGCTGATGCGGGAGCTGGCCGCGCACTACCAGGCGCTCACCTCCGGCGCGGACGTCGCGCTGCCCCCCCTGTCCCTCCAGTACGCCGACTATGCCCACTGGCAGCGGCGACGCGCGGACGAGGGCGCCATGAAGGCCCACGTCGAGTGGTGGCGCGAGCGGCTCTCCGGCGCTCCGGCCCTGCTGGAGCTGCCCACCGACCGTCCCCGCCCCGCGGCCCAGCGCTTCCTCGGCGCCACGCGGCGCTTCACCGTTCCAGCGGCCCTCACCGGCCAGCTCAAGCAGCGCGCCCGCGACGCGGAGGCCACGCTGTTCATGACGCTGCTGACCGCGTTCGGCGTGCTGCTCTCCCGCTACAGCGGCCAGCGCGACGTCGTGGTCGGCACGCCCATCGCCAACCGCCCCGCTTCGACGGAAGCCCTCATCGGCCTCTTCGCCAACACGCTCCCGCTGCGCGTGTCCCTGGAGGGTGACCCGACCTTCTCGGCCCTGCTCCGCGAGGTGCGCCGCGACACGCTCACCGCGTACTCGCATCAGGAGGTCCCGCTCGAACAGCTCGTCGAGGCGCTCCAGCCCGCGCGCGACCTGAGCCACCCGCCGCTGTTCCAGGTGCTCCTCACCCTCCAGAACACGCCCCCGGCCGCCCTGACCCTCCCCGGGCTCTCCCTGGAGCTGCTGGTCGTGGAGAGCGGGACGTCGCAGTTCGACCTGTCGCTGTCCCTGACGGAGACGCACGAGGGGCTCGCGGCCGAGCTCAACTACAACACCGACCTCTTCGACGACGCGACCGCCGCGCGCCTGGTGGACCACTTCCAGTGCCTGCTGGAGCACGCGGCGGAAGCTCCCGAGCGCGCCGTCTCGCACCTCCCGCTGCTGCGTGAGCCGGAGCGCGAGACCTTGTTGCAGGCGTGGAACGACACCCGCCGCGCGCTCCCGAGCCCCTGCACGGTGCACGGCCTCGTCGAGGCACAGGCCGCGCGCCGCCCGGAGGCCGTCGCCGTTCGCTTCGGTTCCGAGTCGCTGACCTACGCGGCGCTGGACACGCGCGCCAACCGCGTGGCGAACCACCTGCGGCACCTGGGAATCGGGCCCGGCCAGCGCGTGGGACTCTTCCTGGAGCGGGGGCTCGACCTGATGGCCGGACTGCTCGGCATCCTCAAGTCGGGGGCGGCCTACGTCCCGCTCGACCCGATGTATCCGGCGCCTCGGTTGATGCACATCCTGGAGGACAGCGGCGTCGCGGCGCTCATCACCGAGCCGGCGCTGGCCTCGCTCATCCCGGACTGGAGAGGGCGCGCGGTGCGTCTCTCCGAGACCACCGGGGCCTCATCCAACCCGGTGGAAGCCCCCGCGCGCGGCGCCGACCTGGCCTACGTGCTCTACACCTCCGGCTCGACGGGACGGCCCAAGGGCGTGGCTGTTCCGCATGAGGCCGCGGTGAACTTCCTCGCGTCGATGGGACGCGAGCCCGGGATGACCGAGCGGGACACGCTGCTCGCGGTGACGACGGTCGCCTTCGACATCTCCGTGCTGGAGCTGTTCCTCCCGCTGAGCGTGGGCGGGTGCGTGTTCATCGCCAGCCAGGAGGAGGCGATGGACGGCACGCGCCTGCTGCCGCTCATGACGTCGAGCGGCGCCACGATGATGCAGGCCACGCCGTCCACCTGGCGGATGCTGCTGTCGCTGGGGTGGTCCAGCCCCCCGACGCTGAAGCTGCTGTGCGGCGGAGAGGCACTGCCCCCCGAGCTGCTGGCCCCGTTGCGCGCCCGCTGCTCGGAGCTGTGGAACATGTACGGCCCCACGGAGACCACCGTGTGGTCCACCGTGTCCCGACTCGAGAGCGGAGACACCATCACGCTCGGCCAGCCCATCGCCAACACCCAGGCCCACGTGCTGGATGCGTGGCTGCAGCCCGTCCCGCCCGGCGTGGTGGGTACGTTGTTCCTGGGCGGAGGGGGCGTGGCTCGCGGCTACCTGAATCGCCCGGACCTCACCGCCGAGCAGTTCGTTCCGGACCCGCACTCCCATCACCCCGGCGCGCGCCTCTATCGCACCGGAGACCTGGCACGCCGGAGGCCAGACGGCTCGCTGGAGTTCCTGGGGCGCGGGGATGGACAGGTGAAGGTGCGAGGCCACCGCATCGAGCTGGGCGACATCGAGGCACGCCTCGCCCAGCATCCGGGCGTGGCGGAGACCGCGGTGCGTCCATGGGGCCCCGCGAGCGACCCGATGTTGGTCGCCTACGTCCGGCCCCGTCCTGGAGTCACGCTCGACGACGCGGCCCTGCGCGAGCACCTGCGCGCGCAGCTCCCCGCGTACATGCTGCCCGCGTCCTTCGTGGTGCTGGAGTCCTTCCCCCGCACCGCGAACAACAAGCTGGACCGCAAGGCGCTGCCACCTCCCGACGTCGGCGCACGCACGGCCGCCGCGTTCGTCGCGCCGCGCACCCCCAACGAGCAGCGCCTCGCGGACATCTGGCGCGAGGTGCTGGCCGTGGAGCGCGTCAGCCTGGACGACGACTTCTTCTCCCTGGGGGGCCACTCGATGAAGGCCGTCCAGGCGCTCGCGCGCATCCAGGAGGCCTGGCGTGTGGAGATCACGCTGCGCGTCCTCTTCGAGCACCCCACCCTGGGTGCCATGGCGAGACACCTGGAGGCCGCGAGCCCGGCGCCGTCGCGACCCGCGCCGCCTCCGCTCGTCGCTCGCCCCCGGCAGGCACGCCGCGTCCAAGCGGACTCGCGCGCGGACCTCAACCTGCCCGACTCCTCCACTCAATCCGATTAG